In Treponema primitia ZAS-2, a genomic segment contains:
- the ispF gene encoding 2-C-methyl-D-erythritol 2,4-cyclodiphosphate synthase, protein MLRIGVGKDLHKLVAGRRFLLGGVELPSDLGELGHSDGDVLAHAVIDALLGASALGDIGELFPPSETKWKDADSIALLQAAWELVRGAGWQLVNLDCVVSAERQKVLPWREQIRESLAKALGVSAELVFVKGKTGEGLGPIGEGLAVEALAVCLLER, encoded by the coding sequence ATGCTTAGAATTGGTGTGGGCAAGGATTTGCACAAACTGGTTGCCGGGAGGCGCTTCCTCCTGGGGGGAGTGGAGCTTCCCTCGGATCTGGGGGAGTTGGGGCATTCTGACGGGGATGTGCTGGCCCATGCGGTGATTGACGCCCTGCTGGGGGCCTCAGCCCTGGGGGATATCGGGGAACTGTTTCCCCCTTCAGAAACAAAATGGAAGGACGCGGATTCTATTGCCTTGTTGCAAGCGGCCTGGGAACTGGTGCGGGGTGCGGGGTGGCAGTTGGTGAACCTGGACTGCGTGGTGAGCGCGGAAAGGCAAAAGGTCCTGCCCTGGCGCGAACAGATACGGGAGTCCCTGGCAAAGGCATTGGGGGTTTCTGCTGAATTAGTTTTTGTGAAGGGGAAAACCGGCGAGGGTTTGGGACCCATTGGCGAGGGGCTGGCGGTGGAAGCCCTGGCAGTATGTCTTTTGGAACGGTAA
- a CDS encoding IspD/TarI family cytidylyltransferase — MDTAIAAVITAAGSSSRMGGGLKKEYRPLGPGFTDDAGKPLTVLGAAVGAFAAIARIGLIVITVPGEHPGKLPASAETGEAAARAALPAGLLAPGGRLRIFFVPGGSTRRASVHHALALIEAWNPAFVLIHDGGRPWVDAALINRTIDAAMQRRAAVPLLPLTETPKEFDESGVVTRHLRRSSVGAAQTPQGFAFPEILRAHEQAAERELREHYEYTDDAEVWGEFIGPVAVVEGSVENKKITFPEDLHA, encoded by the coding sequence ATGGATACCGCCATTGCTGCGGTCATCACCGCTGCCGGGTCTTCCAGCCGCATGGGCGGGGGGCTCAAGAAAGAGTACCGCCCCCTGGGTCCCGGCTTTACCGATGATGCGGGGAAGCCGCTGACTGTTCTGGGGGCGGCGGTGGGGGCCTTTGCGGCTATTGCGCGTATCGGGCTTATCGTTATTACTGTGCCGGGGGAACACCCCGGAAAGCTTCCGGCAAGCGCCGAAACCGGGGAGGCTGCCGCCCGCGCGGCCCTGCCTGCCGGCCTCCTGGCGCCGGGGGGGCGGCTGCGGATATTCTTTGTGCCCGGGGGGTCCACCCGGCGCGCTTCGGTACACCACGCCCTGGCCTTGATTGAAGCCTGGAACCCGGCTTTCGTGCTGATCCACGATGGGGGCCGGCCCTGGGTGGATGCGGCCCTTATAAATCGCACCATTGATGCGGCGATGCAGCGCCGGGCGGCGGTCCCCCTGCTTCCCCTGACCGAAACTCCCAAGGAATTTGATGAATCAGGTGTTGTGACCCGCCACCTCAGGCGTTCTTCCGTGGGGGCCGCCCAGACGCCCCAGGGCTTCGCCTTCCCGGAGATACTGCGGGCCCACGAACAGGCGGCGGAGCGGGAGTTGCGGGAACACTACGAATACACCGATGATGCGGAAGTCTGGGGGGAATTTATCGGCCCTGTAGCGGTGGTGGAAGGTTCAGTCGAGAACAAAAAGATTACCTTTCCGGAGGACCTCCATGCTTAG
- a CDS encoding CarD family transcriptional regulator has product MNKLSVKTFQVEQKVVYPSQGVGVIRSIEEKDFKTEKIPYYVIYLEVSDMTIMVPVDKAERLGIRAIVPKEEAQKALELISEDYEPIPSDWKLRYQMNLDLLKKGSVMDIASIVRSLYHRSKVKELPILERKLYDSALKLLEDEVAYSLRKPKDEVESMIFARLESK; this is encoded by the coding sequence ATGAACAAGTTAAGCGTAAAGACATTCCAGGTTGAGCAGAAGGTGGTATATCCCAGCCAGGGGGTTGGGGTTATCCGTTCAATCGAGGAAAAAGATTTTAAGACCGAAAAAATCCCCTACTATGTTATATACCTGGAAGTGTCCGATATGACCATCATGGTTCCGGTGGACAAAGCGGAGCGGCTGGGGATTCGGGCGATTGTGCCTAAGGAAGAGGCTCAGAAGGCCCTGGAGTTGATCAGCGAGGATTACGAGCCTATTCCTTCGGACTGGAAACTCCGGTATCAGATGAACCTGGACCTTCTCAAGAAGGGCAGCGTCATGGATATCGCCTCCATAGTCCGATCCCTCTATCACCGGAGCAAGGTCAAGGAGCTGCCTATCCTGGAGCGGAAACTCTACGATTCGGCGCTGAAACTGCTGGAAGACGAGGTTGCCTACTCCCTCCGCAAGCCTAAGGATGAGGTGGAATCCATGATTTTTGCCCGCCTGGAATCCAAATAA